One segment of Streptomyces bathyalis DNA contains the following:
- a CDS encoding Clp protease N-terminal domain-containing protein has protein sequence MTDSIPMAGRVRLDDLIEAIKNVHSDALDQLSDAVLAADHLGDVADHLIGHFVDQARRSGASWTDIGKSMGVTRQAAQKRFVPKAPVPGESADLDPSQGFGRFTPRARSVVVCSQSEARRAGNTEITPGHLILGLLREPEGIGAKAIVARGVSLEAVREAVTGTLPEGAEEVPELIPFDARAKKALELTFREALRLGHNFVGTEHILLALLELEDGDGTLTGLGVDKAAAEAEVTAALEAAAGG, from the coding sequence ATGACGGATTCCATTCCCATGGCCGGTCGGGTACGGCTCGACGACCTGATCGAGGCCATCAAGAACGTCCACTCCGACGCACTCGACCAGCTCTCGGACGCCGTGCTCGCCGCCGATCACCTCGGTGACGTCGCGGACCACCTCATCGGCCACTTCGTGGACCAGGCCCGCCGCTCGGGTGCGTCCTGGACGGACATCGGCAAGAGCATGGGCGTCACGCGGCAGGCGGCCCAGAAGCGCTTCGTGCCCAAGGCCCCCGTGCCGGGTGAGAGCGCCGATCTCGACCCCTCGCAGGGCTTCGGCCGCTTCACCCCGCGGGCACGGAGCGTCGTGGTGTGCTCCCAGAGCGAGGCGCGGCGTGCGGGCAACACAGAGATCACACCCGGCCACCTGATTCTCGGCCTGCTGCGCGAACCGGAGGGAATCGGCGCAAAGGCCATCGTCGCGCGAGGGGTGTCCCTCGAAGCCGTCCGGGAGGCGGTGACCGGGACGCTGCCGGAGGGCGCCGAAGAGGTGCCGGAGCTCATCCCCTTCGACGCGCGGGCCAAGAAGGCGCTGGAGCTCACCTTCCGGGAGGCGCTGCGACTGGGCCACAACTTCGTCGGTACGGAACACATCCTCCTCGCGCTCCTGGAACTCGAGGACGGGGACGGGACGCTCACCGGCCTGGGTGTCGACAAGGCGGCCGCCGAGGCCGAGGTCACCGCCGCGCTGGAGGCCGCTGCCGGAGGCTGA
- a CDS encoding prepilin peptidase: protein MPVLVPLLTMCAAAYGAAAGSLLPRAVYRLAVPPEAPWRGACPAGHELTGAARGWLGRARCRSCPPAAVAAVAESSGPGVAAAPHEVSRSFGVSARPFTVVCASVCAALALFVGPRPELAVWLLAAPFGLLLAAVDVRAQRLPDILTLPLAGATAALLGLAALAPHAGGEWTGALLGGAVLAAAYFVLFLLNPRGMGFGDVKLAAALGLALGWYGWDVLFAGTFLGFLLAAGYGLVLVMGRRARWRTAVPFGPFMLLGTLAGVLLGGATV, encoded by the coding sequence ATGCCCGTACTCGTCCCGCTGCTGACGATGTGCGCGGCGGCGTACGGCGCTGCCGCGGGCTCTCTTCTGCCGCGCGCCGTCTACCGGTTGGCGGTGCCGCCGGAGGCGCCGTGGCGCGGAGCATGCCCGGCGGGGCATGAGCTCACCGGCGCCGCACGCGGGTGGCTCGGCCGCGCGCGCTGCCGGTCGTGCCCGCCGGCGGCGGTGGCGGCGGTCGCGGAGAGCAGTGGCCCAGGAGTGGCCGCGGCACCGCACGAGGTCTCGCGGTCCTTCGGCGTCTCCGCCCGGCCGTTCACCGTCGTCTGCGCGTCGGTCTGCGCGGCGCTCGCTCTTTTCGTGGGCCCGCGGCCGGAGTTGGCCGTCTGGCTGCTGGCCGCTCCCTTCGGACTGCTGCTCGCCGCCGTCGACGTCCGGGCCCAACGGCTCCCGGACATACTGACGTTGCCGCTGGCCGGGGCGACCGCCGCCCTGCTCGGCCTCGCGGCACTGGCGCCACACGCAGGCGGCGAGTGGACGGGCGCGCTGCTCGGCGGGGCCGTCCTCGCCGCCGCCTACTTCGTGCTGTTCCTGCTCAATCCCCGCGGGATGGGCTTCGGCGACGTGAAGCTCGCCGCCGCTCTCGGCCTCGCCCTGGGCTGGTACGGCTGGGACGTCCTCTTCGCGGGGACGTTCCTCGGCTTCCTGCTCGCCGCCGGCTACGGACTGGTGCTGGTAATGGGCAGGCGGGCGAGGTGGAGGACCGCTGTGCCGTTCGGTCCGTTCATGCTGCTGGGCACGCTGGCGGGGGTACTGCTCGGGGGTGCCACGGTCTGA
- a CDS encoding Dps family protein: protein MTYAVKSTLPDADLKTVGEALQGELVDLVDLSLVAKQIHWNVIGPRFRSIHLQLDDVVATARSYSDTVAERASALGLPPDGRSSTVAATSAIERVAEGWQKDTDAVRTMVKALEATIGGARERMRSVGEPDPVTEDIFIQLTADLEKHHWMFQAENGS, encoded by the coding sequence GTGACCTACGCAGTGAAGAGCACGCTCCCGGACGCCGACCTGAAGACCGTCGGCGAAGCCCTTCAGGGTGAGCTCGTGGACCTGGTCGATCTCTCCCTGGTCGCGAAGCAGATCCACTGGAATGTGATCGGCCCCCGTTTCCGGTCCATCCATCTCCAGCTCGACGACGTGGTCGCCACCGCGCGTTCGTACTCGGACACCGTTGCCGAACGGGCGTCCGCGCTCGGTCTGCCCCCGGACGGCCGTTCCTCGACCGTCGCGGCGACGAGCGCGATAGAGCGGGTGGCGGAGGGCTGGCAGAAGGACACCGACGCGGTACGGACGATGGTGAAGGCCCTGGAGGCGACCATAGGCGGCGCCCGCGAGCGGATGCGTTCGGTGGGCGAACCGGACCCCGTGACGGAGGACATCTTCATACAGCTCACTGCCGATCTCGAGAAGCACCACTGGATGTTCCAGGCCGAGAACGGCAGTTGA
- a CDS encoding acyltransferase family protein — translation MLQAGTERTPLPPLRAEPAAAARELPARAPDHADGVDRTHGADRPVHVEEEQAGERDGPARDPYLDNAKYLTIVLVAVGHAWAPLTIGSRSTTALYYLLYTFHMPAFVIISGYLSRRFECRPHQIRRLLTGLVVPYVVFQTLFTFFMRWAADDPDREFRYQEPAFALWFLVALCLWRMTTPLWRALRWPLPVAVAIAVAASVTPSISDDLGLMRTAQFLPFFVLGLRLRPEHFELVRHRAVRILAVPVAAGALVVSYAAVPYISGAPFLHDKDAQSLGLPSWLGAVMTLTAFGCALVMTACFLSWVPRRRMWFTSLGAGTLCAYVLHVYPVQYAKELGWFKHEGAQHPLDRFAITVIAAGLMTLLCTAPVRQGLRFVLEPRMKWFFTTQANAAGANAPATDAPAPNTPAPGAPAASAPQLPPAPSARALELPPAPPNPAGDAEDGNQSTARGGP, via the coding sequence ATGCTGCAGGCCGGTACCGAACGCACCCCGCTCCCCCCGCTGCGTGCTGAACCCGCCGCCGCTGCCCGTGAGTTACCGGCCCGAGCGCCGGACCACGCGGACGGTGTGGACCGTACGCACGGGGCGGATCGCCCCGTCCACGTGGAGGAGGAGCAGGCGGGAGAGAGGGACGGACCGGCCCGCGACCCCTATCTCGACAACGCCAAGTACCTGACCATCGTGCTCGTCGCCGTCGGGCACGCGTGGGCGCCGCTGACGATCGGCAGCCGCTCGACCACGGCGCTGTACTACCTGCTCTACACGTTCCACATGCCGGCGTTCGTCATCATCTCCGGCTATCTCTCCCGCCGTTTCGAGTGCCGGCCACATCAGATCCGGAGGCTGCTGACGGGCCTCGTCGTCCCGTACGTCGTCTTCCAGACGCTCTTCACGTTCTTCATGCGGTGGGCCGCGGACGATCCGGACCGTGAATTCCGTTACCAGGAGCCGGCGTTCGCCCTGTGGTTCCTGGTGGCGCTGTGCCTGTGGCGGATGACGACGCCTCTGTGGAGGGCCCTGCGGTGGCCGCTGCCAGTGGCCGTGGCCATCGCGGTCGCGGCGAGTGTGACGCCCAGCATCAGCGACGATCTGGGACTGATGCGGACGGCGCAGTTCCTGCCGTTCTTCGTGCTGGGGCTCCGACTGCGGCCCGAACACTTCGAGTTGGTGCGGCACCGCGCCGTGCGGATCCTCGCGGTGCCGGTCGCCGCCGGTGCGCTGGTGGTGTCGTATGCGGCCGTGCCGTACATCTCCGGAGCCCCGTTCCTGCACGACAAGGACGCACAGAGCCTGGGTCTCCCGTCGTGGCTGGGAGCGGTGATGACGCTGACGGCGTTCGGCTGTGCCCTGGTGATGACGGCGTGCTTCCTGTCCTGGGTCCCGCGCAGGCGCATGTGGTTCACGTCCTTGGGCGCCGGGACGCTCTGCGCGTACGTGCTGCACGTCTATCCGGTCCAGTACGCCAAGGAACTCGGCTGGTTCAAGCACGAGGGGGCGCAGCATCCGCTCGACCGCTTCGCCATCACCGTGATCGCGGCCGGGCTCATGACCCTTCTCTGCACGGCGCCGGTGCGGCAGGGGCTGCGCTTCGTGCTGGAGCCGAGGATGAAGTGGTTCTTCACCACGCAGGCGAACGCAGCCGGCGCGAACGCACCGGCCACCGACGCACCCGCTCCGAACACTCCGGCTCCCGGCGCACCGGCTGCGAGCGCGCCCCAGCTGCCGCCCGCTCCCTCCGCCCGCGCCCTGGAACTGCCCCCGGCGCCGCCGAATCCGGCCGGGGACGCCGAGGACGGGAACCAGAGCACGGCACGTGGCGGCCCTTAG